From Bacillota bacterium, one genomic window encodes:
- a CDS encoding RNHCP domain-containing protein, whose product MSRIQENTGFICEWCGAEVLPLNNGSYRNHCPFCLHSKHVDVLPGDRKNQCRGLMQPLTVRHNPKKGWQIVHRCITCGAEQANIIADADVQPDDIGQLTRLSG is encoded by the coding sequence ATGAGCAGAATTCAAGAAAATACTGGCTTTATATGTGAATGGTGTGGTGCGGAAGTTCTGCCCCTAAACAATGGCAGCTACCGCAATCACTGTCCCTTTTGTTTGCATTCCAAACACGTGGACGTCTTGCCGGGAGACCGAAAAAACCAGTGCCGCGGGCTGATGCAGCCGCTTACGGTGCGCCACAATCCAAAAAAAGGCTGGCAAATAGTCCACCGCTGTATTACGTGTGGAGCAGAGCAGGCAAATATCATTGCCGATGCCGATGTTCAACCCGATGATATCGGGCAGTTAACCCGATTGTCCGGCTAA
- a CDS encoding DEAD/DEAH box helicase, with amino-acid sequence MELIKRFRSFFGNTSGRTRIAGGNAVQKDEGQRKWGELKRVELYPWQAEATEKWLSQKQGTIKVVTGVGKTLCALAIIDRLQETDPKLRVAVVVPTKVLVRQWRKELKKRLDLTPGEIGILGAGRSNSFDGEVKVLICVINSAAAKLPELVDAGTGEHLLLVVDECHRAGAPSFQRVFKTHRAYSLGLSATPERSESEENYSQTVLGHELGPIIYKMNYSEASRAGLLPDFEVRHYALPLSVEEAEEYQQLTRQIHDLRRKLKQQFGKREQKQFHGWVQRQANSEDSEVGAVAQRYLGLSIVRKHLLFKAEAREQAVQKILKSTFTINPEARVILFHETIEEVEEIYRQMQADGYRVVLEHSGLAPGERRQNIEAFRTGAARIIVSARTLIEGFNVPKADVGIVVASSASVRQRIQTIGRVLRKDEADKQAVVYVLYMHKTTDEAVYRRADWEEVVGADRNRYFFWDLQHLPVETNDPAPGVWNEYQ; translated from the coding sequence GTGGAACTGATTAAGCGGTTCCGCTCTTTTTTTGGTAATACTAGTGGCAGGACAAGGATTGCGGGAGGTAATGCAGTGCAGAAGGATGAAGGACAGAGAAAATGGGGAGAACTGAAGCGGGTTGAGCTCTATCCCTGGCAGGCGGAGGCAACAGAAAAGTGGCTATCGCAGAAGCAGGGAACTATTAAGGTTGTTACCGGTGTGGGCAAAACCCTTTGTGCCCTGGCAATAATTGACCGTTTGCAGGAAACTGACCCTAAGCTTCGGGTTGCCGTGGTGGTGCCGACCAAGGTTTTGGTCCGGCAATGGCGCAAGGAGTTGAAGAAGCGTCTGGACTTAACGCCGGGGGAGATTGGCATCCTGGGGGCAGGGCGCTCGAACAGCTTTGACGGTGAGGTTAAAGTTTTAATATGCGTAATCAACAGCGCCGCAGCCAAGCTTCCTGAGTTAGTTGATGCCGGGACCGGGGAACACCTTTTGCTGGTTGTGGATGAATGTCACCGGGCGGGGGCGCCAAGTTTTCAGCGTGTTTTCAAGACACACAGAGCATACAGTTTGGGCCTCTCGGCAACCCCAGAGCGTTCAGAGAGTGAAGAGAACTACTCGCAAACGGTTCTGGGGCATGAACTGGGTCCGATAATCTACAAGATGAATTATTCTGAAGCCAGTCGTGCCGGCTTGCTGCCGGATTTTGAAGTCAGGCATTACGCCCTTCCCCTCAGCGTTGAAGAGGCCGAAGAATATCAGCAATTGACCCGGCAAATTCACGATCTGCGTCGCAAACTGAAGCAGCAGTTTGGCAAGCGGGAGCAAAAACAGTTCCATGGCTGGGTGCAAAGGCAGGCCAACAGCGAGGATTCAGAAGTTGGAGCTGTTGCCCAACGCTATTTGGGGCTGAGTATAGTCCGCAAGCATCTGTTATTTAAGGCTGAGGCCCGGGAACAGGCGGTGCAAAAAATCCTCAAGTCGACCTTTACCATCAATCCCGAGGCCCGTGTGATCTTGTTTCATGAGACAATTGAAGAAGTTGAGGAAATCTATCGTCAAATGCAGGCAGACGGCTATCGGGTAGTGCTGGAGCATAGCGGACTCGCGCCCGGTGAACGTAGACAGAATATCGAGGCGTTTCGGACCGGCGCGGCCCGGATAATTGTCTCAGCTCGAACTTTGATTGAAGGTTTTAATGTGCCCAAGGCAGATGTGGGGATTGTTGTTGCCTCCAGCGCTTCGGTTCGGCAGCGAATCCAGACAATCGGCCGGGTACTGCGCAAGGATGAAGCGGATAAGCAGGCCGTTGTGTACGTGCTGTACATGCACAAGACCACCGATGAAGCTGTTTACCGGCGGGCAGATTGGGAGGAAGTGGTGGGGGCAGACCGCAACCGCTACTTCTTCTGGGATTTACAACATCTTCCTGTTGAGACCAATGACCCCGCTCCCGGGGTGTGGAATGAGTACCAGTAA